Proteins encoded by one window of Lycium barbarum isolate Lr01 chromosome 11, ASM1917538v2, whole genome shotgun sequence:
- the LOC132618316 gene encoding nicotinamide/nicotinic acid mononucleotide adenylyltransferase isoform X1: protein MSSKTDIALPMDKLSLDLIKQVEGPTSSERKKRTFVVLVSTGSFNPPTYMHMRCFELARDALTSEGFCVIGGYMSPVNDAYKKKCLISAEHRVAMCQLACKSSEFVMTDPWEASQDSYQRSLTVLSRIKTAISGGNLASTEDLMVMLVCGSDLLESFSTPGVWLPEQVRSICRDFGLVCVRRGGQDVERIIACDDILNEYKKNIRVVDEVVPNGISSTGLRDCISKDLSVKYLTADEVINYIKQHNLYRGQ, encoded by the exons ATGTCTA gcaagaCTGATATTGCTTTACCGATGGATAAGTTGTCTTTGGATTTAATAAAGCAAGTGGAGGGGCCAACAAGTTCTGAAAGGAA GAAAAGGACATTTGTAGTTCTTGTATCAACAGGAAGTTTCAATCCTCCAACTTATATGCACATGCGTTGTTTTG AGTTGGCAAGAGATGCGTTGACATCAGAAGGGTTTTGTGTGATTGGAGGTTACATGTCACCAGTAAATGATGCATATAAGAAAAAG TGTCTTATATCTGCTGAGCATCGTGTTGCAATGTGCCAGTTAGCCTGTAAAAGCTCAGAATTTGTTATGACTGATCCCTGGGAG GCAAGTCAGGATAGCTATCAACGATCATTGACAGTTCTCTCCAGAATAAAAACCGCCATCAGTGGTGGAAATTTGGCATCCACTG AAGACCTCATGGTCATGCTTGTATGTGGTTCTGATCTGCTAGAATCTTTCAGCACACCTGGAGTTTGGTTACCTGAGCAG GTCAGGAGCATATGTAGAGACTTTGGCTTGGTTTGTGTTCGGAGAGGTGGTCAGGATGTTGAAAGGATCATTGCttgtgatgatattttgaatGAATATAAG AAGAATATCCGAGTTGTGGATGAAGTAGTGCCAAATGGAATCAGTTCAACGGGACTAAG GGACTGCATCTCAAAAGACTTGTCAGTGAAGTACTTGACAGCCGATGAAGTGATCAATTATATCAAACAACACAACCTTTACAGAGGGCAATGA
- the LOC132618316 gene encoding nicotinamide/nicotinic acid mononucleotide adenylyltransferase isoform X2, with product MDKLSLDLIKQVEGPTSSERKKRTFVVLVSTGSFNPPTYMHMRCFELARDALTSEGFCVIGGYMSPVNDAYKKKCLISAEHRVAMCQLACKSSEFVMTDPWEASQDSYQRSLTVLSRIKTAISGGNLASTEDLMVMLVCGSDLLESFSTPGVWLPEQVRSICRDFGLVCVRRGGQDVERIIACDDILNEYKKNIRVVDEVVPNGISSTGLRDCISKDLSVKYLTADEVINYIKQHNLYRGQ from the exons ATGGATAAGTTGTCTTTGGATTTAATAAAGCAAGTGGAGGGGCCAACAAGTTCTGAAAGGAA GAAAAGGACATTTGTAGTTCTTGTATCAACAGGAAGTTTCAATCCTCCAACTTATATGCACATGCGTTGTTTTG AGTTGGCAAGAGATGCGTTGACATCAGAAGGGTTTTGTGTGATTGGAGGTTACATGTCACCAGTAAATGATGCATATAAGAAAAAG TGTCTTATATCTGCTGAGCATCGTGTTGCAATGTGCCAGTTAGCCTGTAAAAGCTCAGAATTTGTTATGACTGATCCCTGGGAG GCAAGTCAGGATAGCTATCAACGATCATTGACAGTTCTCTCCAGAATAAAAACCGCCATCAGTGGTGGAAATTTGGCATCCACTG AAGACCTCATGGTCATGCTTGTATGTGGTTCTGATCTGCTAGAATCTTTCAGCACACCTGGAGTTTGGTTACCTGAGCAG GTCAGGAGCATATGTAGAGACTTTGGCTTGGTTTGTGTTCGGAGAGGTGGTCAGGATGTTGAAAGGATCATTGCttgtgatgatattttgaatGAATATAAG AAGAATATCCGAGTTGTGGATGAAGTAGTGCCAAATGGAATCAGTTCAACGGGACTAAG GGACTGCATCTCAAAAGACTTGTCAGTGAAGTACTTGACAGCCGATGAAGTGATCAATTATATCAAACAACACAACCTTTACAGAGGGCAATGA